In Terriglobales bacterium, one genomic interval encodes:
- a CDS encoding iron-sulfur cluster assembly accessory protein, whose amino-acid sequence FVDPKSFIYLHGMTLDYQEGLMQQGFVFVNPNASKSCGCGTSFS is encoded by the coding sequence TTCGTGGATCCCAAATCGTTCATCTACCTGCACGGCATGACCCTGGATTACCAGGAAGGATTGATGCAGCAGGGATTCGTCTTCGTGAATCCCAATGCGTCGAAATCCTGCGGCTGCGGGACATCGTTTTCCTGA